In Arcobacter ellisii, a genomic segment contains:
- a CDS encoding AMP-binding protein: MRFDLEILDFLECDKDIQKLAVCGSNKDLTWIEFKKEVELLKNELLKYNLPKGHPIIIYGHKEVEFIVSMVACMSLGYPYIPIDTIYPKQRVEKIKNIVNSSIVIDTTINEIEFNKENINTNYFLDDQIIYIIFTSGSTGEPKGVQITKSALNNFDKWLKADFGLQSDSVFMNQAPFSFDLSVYELVGFLSFGGTIVLNSRETIENHIDYMERLKKYACSVWVSTPSFISKLLLSSEFTTNNLKNLETFIFCGEVLPATTVKRIKNSFSNSKVLNTYGPTEATVATTIVEITSEILEKYPKSLPVGYVKKGTTINLLDIDQENIGEMEIVGDNVSIGYFKNEELNKQKFEKKYEKRSFRTGDFGYFEDNLLFFANRKDELIKLHGFRIELGEIDKEFTNNEFINEAITIPLKRGNEVVKLITFIICKTDINTEILKTEVSKTLPYYMVPSDIIKIDKFPYNANHKIDKNELITIYRNL; the protein is encoded by the coding sequence ATGAGATTTGATTTAGAGATTTTAGATTTTCTTGAGTGTGATAAAGATATTCAAAAGTTAGCTGTTTGTGGGAGTAATAAAGATTTAACTTGGATTGAATTTAAAAAAGAGGTTGAACTTTTAAAAAATGAACTTTTAAAATATAATCTTCCTAAAGGTCATCCTATAATTATTTATGGACATAAAGAAGTTGAATTTATTGTAAGTATGGTTGCTTGTATGAGTTTAGGTTATCCATACATTCCAATTGATACAATTTATCCAAAACAAAGAGTTGAAAAAATAAAAAATATAGTTAACTCTTCAATTGTAATTGATACAACAATAAATGAAATAGAGTTTAATAAAGAAAATATAAATACAAACTATTTTTTAGATGATCAAATCATTTATATTATTTTTACTTCTGGAAGTACAGGAGAACCTAAGGGAGTTCAAATAACAAAAAGTGCTTTAAATAATTTTGATAAATGGTTAAAGGCTGATTTTGGTCTTCAATCTGATTCAGTTTTTATGAATCAAGCTCCTTTTAGTTTTGATTTATCAGTTTATGAATTGGTTGGTTTTTTAAGTTTTGGTGGAACAATAGTTTTAAATAGTAGAGAAACAATTGAAAACCATATTGATTATATGGAGAGATTAAAAAAATATGCTTGTAGTGTTTGGGTTTCAACGCCTTCATTTATTAGTAAACTTTTACTTTCAAGCGAATTTACAACTAATAATTTAAAAAATTTAGAAACTTTTATTTTTTGTGGAGAAGTTTTACCAGCAACAACTGTAAAAAGAATAAAAAATAGTTTTTCTAATTCAAAAGTTTTAAATACGTATGGTCCAACAGAAGCTACTGTTGCTACAACAATAGTAGAAATTACTTCTGAAATTTTAGAAAAATACCCTAAAAGTTTACCTGTTGGATATGTAAAAAAAGGAACAACTATAAATTTATTGGATATTGACCAAGAAAATATTGGAGAGATGGAAATCGTTGGAGATAATGTATCTATTGGATATTTTAAAAATGAAGAGTTAAATAAACAAAAATTTGAAAAAAAATATGAAAAAAGAAGTTTTAGAACGGGAGATTTTGGATATTTTGAAGATAATTTGTTGTTTTTTGCAAATAGAAAAGATGAGCTAATAAAACTTCATGGATTTAGAATAGAATTAGGTGAAATTGATAAAGAGTTTACAAATAATGAGTTTATAAATGAAGCTATAACTATTCCTTTAAAAAGAGGAAACGAAGTTGTAAAATTAATTACATTTATTATTTGTAAAACAGATATTAATACAGAGATTTTAAAAACAGAAGTTTCAAAAACTCTTCCTTATTATATGGTTCCTTCTGATATTATAAAAATTGATAAATTCCCATATAACGCAAATCACAAAATTGATAAAAATGAATTAATAACTATTTATAGAAACTTATAA
- a CDS encoding IS3 family transposase (programmed frameshift) — protein MGRREYSEEFRRDAVKQVVENGYGIVETAERLGVHHDSLRNWIRKYQSPEAEVETKKFQDTQAEIKRLQKELKRVTEERDILKKGRSVLCKQPKLKYAFIKVHEIQYTIRRMCTVLKVHPSGYYKWLKQPISNLEKENQELLIEIKKAYKESNGIYGYRNIHKDLKASNIHVNKKRVARLMKEAKLCGIGNYKRRPKYKAGSIHKAHPNHLKQCFISQTPNESWVSDITYIRTHEGWIYLAIILDLFSRKIIGWATSHRITTDLIIQALKNTKYRIPKDGVILHSDQGSQYSSYEYKTFLKHHNITPSMSRRGNCYDNAVAESFFKTLKKELVRKTIFRTREEARDKIFEYIEMFYNSKRRHSYLGFISPNEFEKRYNENVTQPEVLTD, from the exons ATGGGAAGAAGAGAATATAGTGAAGAGTTTAGAAGGGATGCTGTAAAACAAGTTGTTGAGAATGGATATGGGATTGTTGAAACAGCTGAGAGATTAGGTGTACATCATGATTCTTTGAGAAATTGGATAAGAAAGTACCAATCACCTGAAGCAGAAGTAGAAACAAAAAAGTTTCAAGATACACAAGCTGAAATAAAAAGATTACAAAAAGAGCTAAAAAGAGTTACAGAAGAACGAGATATATTAAAAAAGG GCCGCAGCGTACTTTGCAAGCAACCCAAATTAAAGTACGCATTTATTAAAGTGCATGAAATACAGTACACAATAAGAAGAATGTGTACTGTGTTAAAAGTTCATCCAAGTGGGTATTATAAATGGTTAAAACAACCTATTTCAAATCTTGAAAAAGAGAATCAAGAACTTCTTATTGAAATAAAAAAAGCATATAAAGAATCAAATGGAATTTATGGTTATAGAAATATTCATAAGGATTTGAAAGCTTCAAATATTCATGTAAATAAAAAAAGAGTTGCAAGATTAATGAAAGAAGCAAAACTTTGTGGAATAGGAAATTATAAAAGAAGACCTAAGTATAAAGCAGGTTCAATTCATAAAGCTCATCCAAATCATTTAAAACAATGTTTTATATCACAAACTCCAAATGAATCATGGGTAAGTGATATAACTTATATAAGAACTCATGAAGGATGGATATATCTTGCAATTATCTTAGATTTATTTTCAAGGAAAATTATAGGATGGGCAACAAGTCATAGAATTACAACAGATTTAATAATTCAAGCATTAAAAAATACTAAATATAGAATTCCAAAAGATGGAGTAATTTTACATTCAGATCAAGGGAGTCAATATAGCTCATATGAATATAAAACTTTTTTAAAACATCATAACATCACACCAAGTATGAGTAGAAGAGGAAATTGTTATGATAATGCAGTTGCAGAAAGTTTTTTTAAAACATTAAAAAAAGAGTTAGTAAGAAAAACCATTTTTAGAACAAGAGAAGAAGCAAGAGATAAAATATTTGAATATATTGAGATGTTTTATAATTCAAAAAGAAGACATAGTTATTTAGGTTTTATAAGTCCAAATGAATTTGAGAAAAGGTACAATGAAAATGTTACTCAACCTGAGGTGTTAACTGATTAA
- a CDS encoding sensor histidine kinase, which translates to MVLDIEADLKIYGNKNELTEAFLNIISNSKDVLKDKNEEDRLIFIKTKKLDKNRLVISFLDSGGGIDESIISKVLEPYFTTKHKSQGTGLGLTIVDKIVRERHKGIIEIYNEAFTYNQKQYIGACFSIIFDDKF; encoded by the coding sequence TTGGTTTTAGATATTGAAGCAGATTTAAAAATATATGGAAATAAAAATGAATTAACAGAAGCCTTTTTAAATATTATTTCAAATAGTAAAGATGTTTTAAAAGATAAAAATGAAGAGGATAGATTAATTTTTATAAAAACAAAAAAACTTGATAAAAATAGATTGGTAATAAGTTTTTTAGATAGTGGTGGTGGAATTGATGAATCAATTATTTCAAAAGTTTTAGAGCCATATTTTACAACAAAACATAAATCTCAAGGAACAGGACTTGGTCTTACAATTGTTGATAAAATTGTAAGAGAAAGACATAAAGGTATAATTGAAATTTATAATGAAGCTTTTACTTATAATCAAAAACAATATATAGGAGCATGTTTCTCTATTATTTTTGATGATAAATTTTAA
- the cobA gene encoding uroporphyrinogen-III C-methyltransferase translates to METKVYLTGAGPGDIELLTLKAARVISEADVIIYDKLANPEILKMAKKDCEFIFVGKESGNHSVPQEEINEIIYQCALKYKNVVRLKGGDPFVFGRGGEEAIYLHQREIKFEIIPGISSSVAVPAYAGIPVTHRGITTSFRVVTAHETPNKKISQLEWETFLNEETIVFLMGLHNINLITSKLRSLGKRKDYPCAVISRGTTKEQKVVIGTLEDITEKAKDLPTPAIIVVGEVVNLRDEIKWFD, encoded by the coding sequence ATGGAAACTAAAGTTTATCTAACTGGTGCAGGTCCTGGAGATATTGAATTACTTACATTAAAAGCAGCTAGAGTTATAAGTGAAGCAGATGTAATAATCTATGATAAATTAGCAAATCCAGAGATTTTAAAAATGGCAAAAAAAGATTGTGAATTTATTTTTGTAGGAAAAGAGAGCGGTAATCATAGTGTGCCACAAGAAGAGATAAACGAAATTATTTATCAATGTGCATTAAAATATAAAAATGTAGTAAGATTAAAAGGTGGTGATCCTTTTGTATTTGGAAGGGGTGGAGAAGAAGCAATTTATCTTCATCAAAGAGAAATAAAATTTGAAATAATTCCAGGAATTAGCTCAAGTGTAGCAGTTCCAGCTTATGCTGGAATTCCAGTAACTCACAGAGGAATTACAACCTCTTTTAGAGTTGTAACAGCCCATGAAACACCAAATAAAAAAATCTCCCAACTAGAATGGGAAACTTTTTTAAATGAGGAAACAATAGTTTTTTTAATGGGTTTACATAATATAAATCTTATTACTTCAAAACTAAGGAGTCTAGGAAAAAGAAAAGATTATCCTTGTGCTGTTATTTCAAGAGGAACAACAAAAGAGCAAAAAGTAGTTATTGGAACATTAGAAGATATTACAGAAAAAGCAAAAGATTTACCAACTCCTGCAATTATAGTTGTAGGAGAAGTTGTAAACTTGCGAGATGAAATTAAATGGTTTGATTAA
- the nirD gene encoding nitrite reductase small subunit NirD, with translation MKKWYKITTLEEIPFMGSRVVEIGELEIAIFKTKDDSIFAVNNTCPHKKGKLSEGLVHEHIVTCPLHNWNIDLKSGEALGNDHGCTNIYETKIVENIIYLGI, from the coding sequence ATGAAAAAATGGTACAAAATAACAACACTTGAAGAAATCCCTTTTATGGGTTCAAGAGTAGTAGAAATTGGTGAGTTAGAAATTGCAATTTTTAAAACAAAAGATGATTCAATCTTTGCAGTTAATAATACTTGTCCACACAAAAAAGGAAAACTAAGTGAAGGATTAGTTCATGAACATATTGTAACTTGCCCACTTCATAACTGGAATATAGATTTAAAAAGTGGTGAAGCTTTAGGAAATGACCATGGTTGCACAAATATCTATGAAACAAAAATTGTTGAAAACATAATCTATTTAGGAATTTAA
- the nirB gene encoding nitrite reductase large subunit NirB, with protein MKEKLVVIGNGMSGLRTIEDLLELTNDKYNITIYGDEPYFNYNRIMLSYILSNEKTFEDTIINHHSWYEQNNITLNKGDKVISINKEEKTITSASGKVESYDKLLIATGSLAFIPKTTGSNLKNVIAFRTKADVDTILETIDKSKTAIVVGGGLLGLEAAYGIAKHGIKTVLVHRSSSILSQQLDSTGGKLLQKNLESYGIEFKLNTTVTQIDGKNEVEIVKFSDGSVVESNLLIFATGIIPNKNLAIEAGIEVNKGIVVNDFLQTSDENIFAIGECVEHKGNTYGLVAPLYEQAKVLAKYLAQVKTEAYNGSTLSTRLKISGVDLFSAGDYLGDETTEDLILLDEKVGIYKKLVIYNNKIIGMVLYGDTADASWYLKLLKEETDITELRTKILFGKSALSGDSGHGGNDINSMSDDEEVCGCNGVCKGDIVRAIKEKDLKSLSDVKSCTKAGASCGSCSGLVEQILVNTLGDEYNAIEEGICSCTTLGHKEIKLAINEGDFETVYDVFKKLSWKTSDGCAKCRPAVNYYLLVKYNDDKYKNDKRSALVNDRMFANIQKDGTYSVVPRIWGGLTTPQELKDIANIAVKYDVPTVKFTGGQRLDMLGVKKEQLEPMWKDLNDCGFVSGQAYAKGLRTVKTCVGNTYCRFGTQDSMNMGVLLEKITWGSWTPHKYKLAVSGCPRNCAEATIKDFGIVGVDSGWEIHIAGNGGIKVRVTDLLCKVETDEELIQYTKAFMQFYREDAFYLERTAHWVERVGLQYVKDVILNKEKREFYASRFEESQKSAQVDPWAKAIEDGFTKEFSSIVINPEESFSFEAKEI; from the coding sequence GTGAAAGAAAAATTAGTCGTAATTGGAAATGGAATGAGTGGTTTACGAACCATTGAGGATTTACTTGAACTAACAAATGACAAGTACAATATAACTATTTATGGTGATGAGCCATATTTCAACTATAATAGAATAATGCTTTCATATATTCTATCAAATGAAAAAACTTTTGAAGATACAATTATAAATCATCATAGTTGGTATGAACAAAACAATATCACTTTAAATAAAGGTGATAAAGTAATTTCAATCAATAAAGAAGAAAAAACTATTACAAGTGCTAGTGGAAAAGTTGAATCTTATGACAAACTTCTAATTGCAACTGGTTCACTTGCTTTTATTCCTAAAACTACTGGAAGTAATCTAAAAAATGTAATTGCATTTAGAACAAAAGCTGATGTGGACACGATTTTAGAAACTATAGATAAATCAAAAACTGCTATAGTTGTTGGTGGTGGTTTACTTGGACTTGAAGCTGCTTATGGAATTGCAAAACATGGAATTAAAACTGTTTTAGTTCATAGAAGTAGCTCAATTCTTTCTCAACAACTTGATTCTACAGGTGGAAAACTTTTACAAAAAAATCTTGAATCTTATGGAATAGAGTTTAAACTAAATACAACTGTAACACAAATTGATGGTAAAAATGAAGTAGAAATTGTTAAATTTAGTGATGGAAGTGTTGTTGAATCAAATCTTCTGATTTTTGCAACGGGAATTATTCCAAATAAAAATTTAGCAATAGAGGCAGGAATTGAAGTAAATAAAGGAATTGTTGTAAATGATTTTTTACAAACAAGTGATGAAAATATTTTTGCTATTGGAGAGTGTGTTGAACATAAAGGAAATACTTATGGTTTAGTTGCTCCTTTATACGAACAAGCAAAAGTTTTAGCTAAATATTTAGCACAAGTTAAAACAGAAGCTTACAATGGCTCAACTCTATCAACAAGACTTAAAATCTCAGGAGTTGACCTATTTAGTGCAGGAGATTATTTAGGTGATGAAACAACTGAAGATTTAATTTTACTTGATGAAAAAGTTGGAATTTATAAAAAATTAGTAATTTACAACAATAAAATTATTGGTATGGTTTTATATGGAGATACAGCTGATGCTTCTTGGTATTTAAAACTATTAAAAGAAGAGACAGATATTACAGAACTTAGAACAAAAATTCTTTTTGGTAAATCAGCACTTAGTGGCGATAGTGGTCATGGTGGAAATGATATAAATAGTATGAGTGATGATGAAGAAGTTTGTGGATGTAACGGGGTTTGTAAAGGCGATATTGTAAGAGCTATAAAAGAAAAAGATTTAAAATCACTCTCTGATGTAAAATCTTGTACAAAAGCTGGTGCTTCTTGTGGCTCTTGTAGTGGTTTGGTTGAACAAATTTTAGTAAATACTTTAGGTGATGAATATAATGCAATTGAAGAGGGAATTTGTTCTTGTACAACTTTAGGACACAAAGAGATTAAACTAGCTATTAATGAAGGTGACTTTGAAACTGTTTATGATGTATTTAAAAAACTATCTTGGAAAACAAGTGATGGTTGTGCAAAATGTAGACCAGCCGTAAACTACTACTTACTTGTAAAATACAACGATGATAAATATAAAAACGATAAAAGAAGTGCTTTAGTAAACGATAGAATGTTTGCAAATATCCAAAAAGATGGAACTTATTCAGTAGTTCCAAGAATTTGGGGAGGATTAACAACTCCACAAGAGTTAAAAGATATAGCAAATATTGCAGTTAAATATGATGTTCCAACAGTTAAATTTACAGGTGGTCAAAGACTTGATATGCTTGGAGTTAAAAAAGAGCAATTAGAGCCTATGTGGAAAGACCTAAATGATTGTGGTTTTGTTTCAGGTCAAGCTTATGCAAAAGGTTTAAGAACTGTAAAAACTTGTGTTGGAAATACTTATTGTAGATTTGGAACTCAAGATTCTATGAATATGGGAGTTCTTTTGGAAAAAATCACTTGGGGAAGTTGGACTCCACACAAATATAAACTTGCAGTTTCAGGATGTCCAAGAAACTGTGCAGAAGCTACTATCAAAGATTTTGGTATTGTTGGAGTTGATTCAGGATGGGAAATTCATATTGCTGGAAATGGTGGTATAAAGGTGCGAGTTACTGATTTACTTTGTAAAGTGGAAACAGATGAAGAGTTAATCCAATATACAAAAGCATTTATGCAATTTTATAGAGAAGATGCTTTTTATTTAGAAAGAACTGCCCATTGGGTTGAGCGAGTTGGTCTTCAATATGTAAAAGATGTAATTTTAAATAAAGAAAAAAGAGAGTTTTATGCTTCTCGTTTTGAAGAGTCACAAAAATCTGCACAAGTTGACCCTTGGGCAAAAGCAATAGAAGATGGATTTACAAAAGAGTTTTCATCAATTGTTATTAATCCAGAAGAATCTTTTAGTTTTGAAGCAAAGGAGATATAG
- a CDS encoding methyl-accepting chemotaxis protein, whose product MFNLKSLYLRMTIVHYLGIIILPLNAILFTTSTISQIVQIIITLALIVHELDERKNGKLLSKELVNFLKNMDNKNVSFEINTSMASEYSEIKDVIDKREKELLEKEKEESLLIEEAKIVMNQVKHGIYSQTITSISSNNSLEEFKKSVNEMIIETREHFLNINSILEKYTNYDYKEKLELKRIASNGEFQHLVEAINKLKEAITQMLVENKINGITLQNSSKILLTNVDKLNLSSNEAANSLKDTSVVLSEITKNVDKTSTQTIQMSSLANAVIGYSKEGLNLAEKTTTAMDEINEKVSAINESITIIDQIAFQTNILSLNAAVEAATAGEAGLGFAVVAQEVRNLANRSTQAAYEIKKLVESANIKANDGKTIANEMIEGYTVLNTNIDKTIELISSVADISKEQQVGIVQINSAINILEQQIKANAEVSSQANNIAIKTSNIANTIVDTANQKEFEGKENI is encoded by the coding sequence ATGTTTAATTTAAAATCATTATATTTAAGAATGACCATAGTGCATTATTTAGGAATAATAATACTTCCATTAAATGCTATTTTATTTACAACTTCTACTATTTCTCAAATAGTTCAAATTATTATTACTTTAGCTTTAATTGTGCATGAATTAGATGAGAGAAAAAATGGAAAACTATTATCGAAAGAGTTAGTTAATTTTTTAAAAAATATGGATAATAAAAATGTTAGTTTTGAGATAAATACTTCAATGGCAAGTGAATATTCTGAAATAAAAGATGTTATTGACAAAAGAGAAAAAGAGCTTTTAGAAAAAGAAAAAGAAGAATCACTTTTAATTGAAGAGGCTAAAATAGTGATGAATCAAGTAAAACATGGAATTTATTCTCAAACAATAACTTCTATTAGTTCAAATAATTCACTTGAAGAGTTTAAAAAAAGTGTTAATGAAATGATTATTGAAACAAGAGAACATTTTTTAAATATCAATTCTATTTTGGAAAAATATACAAATTATGATTATAAAGAAAAATTAGAACTAAAAAGAATTGCAAGTAATGGAGAATTTCAACATTTAGTTGAAGCTATTAATAAACTAAAAGAGGCGATTACTCAAATGTTAGTTGAAAATAAAATAAATGGTATAACGCTTCAAAATTCATCTAAAATTTTATTAACAAATGTTGATAAACTTAATTTATCATCAAATGAAGCAGCAAATAGTCTAAAAGATACATCTGTAGTATTAAGTGAAATAACTAAAAATGTTGATAAAACTTCAACTCAAACTATTCAAATGTCAAGTCTTGCAAATGCAGTTATTGGTTATTCAAAAGAGGGCTTAAATCTAGCAGAAAAAACAACAACTGCTATGGATGAAATAAATGAAAAAGTAAGTGCTATTAATGAATCAATAACAATCATCGACCAAATAGCTTTTCAAACAAATATTTTAAGTCTAAATGCAGCAGTTGAAGCAGCAACTGCTGGAGAAGCAGGATTGGGATTTGCTGTTGTTGCACAAGAGGTGCGAAATCTTGCAAATAGAAGTACCCAAGCTGCTTATGAGATAAAAAAACTTGTGGAATCAGCAAATATAAAAGCAAATGATGGAAAAACTATTGCAAATGAGATGATTGAAGGTTATACGGTTTTAAATACAAATATTGATAAAACAATAGAGTTAATAAGTAGTGTTGCTGATATTTCAAAAGAACAACAAGTTGGGATTGTACAAATAAATAGTGCTATAAATATTTTAGAACAACAAATAAAAGCAAATGCTGAAGTTTCATCGCAAGCAAATAATATAGCAATTAAAACTTCAAATATTGCAAATACAATCGTAGATACAGCAAATCAAAAAGAGTTTGAAGGAAAAGAGAATATTTAA